The Streptococcus gwangjuense nucleotide sequence AAACAGAGGACGCTACGCTTCCTTCCTTGGCAACAACAAGATGAGTAGGCTCATCTTTTACAGCAGTCTGAGATGGTTGTCTAAAGAGCAAAATCCCTCCAGCCCCCAATACAACTACACTTGCAGCACCAATTGCTGCATACAATTGCCACTTTTTAGCTTTGCGATTCTTTTTCATAATGAAACTCCTTTTTTATTTAAAGTCCTTAACAATATTATATAAAAATTACCAAATATAAACAATAACAGTTCAGAACGAAATAATGACATTTCAGGATTTAATTATTGTTCGGAATTTTTTTAACTATCATTGTACTAGTTATATAATACACTTTATTTTTCTTTTTTGCAAGCCTTTTCTTTAATTTTTTTTTGAACGTAGCAGATTTTTGCAATCAATTCAAAAAAAAGATAGAATATGACTATCAAAAAATGACACTCTACTATTTAAAAGAGTACAAAGGAGTTTTCAATGAGAGAATACGATATCATTGCTATCGGTGGAGGTAGTGGAGGAATTGCTACCATGAACCGTGCTGGTGAACACGGAGCTAAAGCAGCCGTTATTGAGGAAAAGAAATTAGGTGGAACCTGTGTCAATGTCGGTTGTGTTCCTAAAAAAATCATGTGGTACGGGGCGCAAATCGCTGAGACTTTCCATCAATTTGGAGAAGACTACGGTTTTAAGACTACTGATCTTAACTTTGACTTTGCAACCCTACGTCGCAATCGTGAAGCTTACATCGATCGCGCTCGTTCTTCTTATGATGGGAGTTTTAAACGCAACGGTGTAGACTTGATTGAAGGTCATGCTGAATTTGTAGATTCTCATACTGTCAGTGTAAATGGTGAACTGATTCGTGCTAAACATATCGTGATTGCTACTGGTGCCCATCCAAGTATTCCAAACATTCCTGGTGCTGAGTTAGGTGGCTCTTCTGATGATGTATTCGCCTGGGAAGAATTGCCAGAGTCAGTTGCAATTCTAGGCGCTGGTTATATTGCCGTTGAATTGGCTGGCGTACTTCACACCTTTGGTGTCAAGACAGACCTCTTTGTTCGCCGCGATCGTCCTTTACGTGGTTTTGACTCTTACATCGTTGAAGGTCTGGTTAAGGAAATGGAAAGAACAAACTTGCCACTTCATACTCACAAAGTCCCTGCTAAGTTAGAAAAAACTACTGATGGCATTACCATTCATTTCGAAGATGGTACTAGTCACACAGCTAGCCAAGTTATCTGGGCTACTGGTCGCCGTCCAAACGTTGAAGGCTTGCAACTTGAAAAAGCTGGAGTTACTCTGAACGAACGTGGCTTTATCCAAGTGGATGAATACCAAAATACTGTTGTTGAGGGAATCTACGCTCTAGGTGATGTAACGGGCGAAAAAGAACTGACTCCAGTTGCTATCAAGGCTGGTCGTACTTTGTCTGAACGTCTCTTTAACGGCAAAACAACTGCTAAAATGGACTACTCAACTATTCCAACCGTTGTCTTTTCACACCCTGCTATCGGAACTGTTGGCTTGACAGAAGAGCAAGCTATTAAAGAATACGGCCAAGACAAAATCAAGGTTTACAAATCAAGCTTTACTTCTATGTACTCTGCTTGCACTTGCAACCGTCAAGAAACACGTTTCAAATTGATCACAGCTGGTTCAGAAGAAAAAGTTGTCGGACTTCATGGAATTGGCTACGGTGTTGATGAAATGATTCAAGGATTTGCTGTTGCTATCAAAATGGGAGCAACCAAGGCTGACTTTGATGCAACTGTGGCGATTCACCCAACTGCATCTGAAGAATTTGTAACTATGCGTTAATCAAAACAAAAGAAGCTGATACAAATGTGTCTGCTTCTTTTTTGATGCTTTCGAATCAACAAAACAATAATCCAACTTAACCAGTAAGCAAAATCGGCCGTTACAGTTTTTGTTACCTTATCTTTAAAAATTGGTTGACAATGATTCCACTATGAGTATAATAGTTACTATACATCAGAAAAGAGGTTAACTATTTTGAAAAAAGCTCACGTTTATGCTATCCCTGCGATTGGGGCTGCTCTCATTGCTGTATTGGCACAAATCAGTCTCCCAATTGGACCTGTCCCCTTCACTCTGCAAAACTTTGCAATCGGCTTAATTGCTACTGTCTTTAGACCGAGAGAGGCTGTACTTTCTGTTGGTCTCTATCTTCTTCTAGGCGCTATCGGTCTTCCTGTCTTTGCAGGAGGTGGAGCAGGATTTCAGGCTTTAGTTGGCCCTACTGCAGGCTATCTTTGGTTTTATCTTGTGTACTCTGGACTGACTTCCTCTCTAACCAACAGCAAGAGCGGGATTGTCAATATTTTTCTTGCAAATCTCTTGGGTGATGCCCTTGTCTTTGTCGGAGGGATTCTCAGCTTGCATTTCCTAGCTGGAATGGCATTTGAAAAAGCTCTTGTTGTGGGGGTCATTCCTTTTATCATTCCAGACCTTGGTAAACTTCTAGCTATTAGTTTGATTAGCCGTCCCCTACTTCAACGCCTTAAAAATCAGGCTTACTTCGCTAACTAAAAAAGGATATCGAGTTGTCATGACTCAATATCCTTTTCTTTCATTTTAAAAATTTAATTTCCTTTAAAGGCATCCACCATCGTTTGAAATTCTTCATTTGATAGAGTAATTCCTTTGCCCATCTTAGTGTGGTCTGGGCTCCAAGCACGAATATCAAACTTTGCAGGGGCACCATTAAAGCTCACACGGTTGATTTCCTTGGTCCAACCTTTTTCGTTTTCAGAAAGAGTCAACAAATGCTCTTCGATTTCAAATGTAAATTCTGCCATTTTCTTCTCCTTTTTTAGCTTTCATTTGATTATTCGTAAAATCTTGTAGATTTTAGGAAAATTTTATATAATATTGATATAAAAGAAGGGAGGCCGATATGAAACATAAATTCCAGCAAGTTCTAGATAAAATACATGACTTTTTAAATGGACATGACCAACCTGACCAGACTGAAACCAACTCCCTTACGGCTACTATTGAAGAGGCTATCCAGAAACAAACCGCTGTTCATCTTATCTTGTCTGAGACAAGCTTTACGGGTGACATCATCAAATACGATCAGCAACGCCAGCAAATTATCGTGAAAAATTTTGCCAAAAATGTGACCCGTATTATCCGTATAAGCGATATTCAACGCCTGCGGTTTGTCCCTTCAACTGTCCAAACAGCCCAAAAAAATAGATTTAAGAAAGAGTGAGATGTAGTTGCTTCATCCCACTCTTTTTTCTTAGCGAATTTGTTCAAAATGCAAATGAACCGCGATATGATCCCCATAACCACTTCTTTCCAAGTCACGTTGTAGACGATAGGAAATATAATGTTCTGCTATGGTAATGTAACCTGCACCCAGTAAACGATGTTCAACCATAGACTGAATCATGCTGATGGTAGCACGTTCCACCTTGGCTTCTTCCAAATCCAAAACCACTTTCTTAGTGACTTGTGCAAGGTTTTGACGCAAATCATCTGTCAATACATAGACAGTCTGAGCCGCCTTTAAGATAGCTTGGTAAATCTTATCTGGATTAAATTCAGCAATTTCTCCATCACGTTTGATTACTTGCATAGGTATCTCCTTTATTCTTTGTTTTCTTTGATTTCTGCCAGCATTTTTTCTTCTTCTGCTGTCAGTTGATAATTTTCTAACAAATCCGGTCTGCGCTCGTAGGTTTTCTTTAAACTCTCGTACAAGCGCCACTGACGGATTTTTTCATGGTGCCCGCTCATCAGAACATCTGGGACAACCATACCTCGATAATCATAGGGACGTGTGTACTGAGGATATTCGAGAAGGCCTGAAGAAAAACTATCATCTTGGTGGCTAGACTCCTTGCCAATCACTTCTGGAATCAGACGTACCGTAGCATCAATCATGGTCATAGCCGCCAATTCACCACCAGTCAGGACATAGTCCCCCAGGGAAATCTCATCTGTCACCAAGGTCTTAATGCGCTCATCATATCCTTCGTAGTGCCCACAGATAAAGATTAGCTCTTCCTCTTGAGCCAAATCCTCAGCATAAGCCTGATTAAACTGCTTTCCAGCTGGATCGAGGAGAATCACGCGCGGATTTTTCTTTTCAATAGCATCAAAGGCATCGAAAATGGGTTGGGCTCGAAGTAACATCCCCTGACCACCTCCATATGGCTCGTCGTCCACATGGCGGGCCTTTTCAGCATTTTCTCGAAAATTATGATACTGGATATCCAAGAGCCCTTTTTCTCGAGCCTTTCCAACGATTGAGTGCTCAAGTGGAGAAAACATCTCTGGAAAGAGGGTTAAAATATCAATCTTCATCGTCTAATCCTTCTAAGATTTCCACATCGACCCGTTTATTTGGAATATCAACATTGAGAACCACTGGTGGGATATAAGGCAAGAGCAAGTCACGCTTACCTTTTCGCTTGACCACCCAGACATCGTTGGCACCTGGTTGCAAGATTTCCTTGATAGTCCCAATCAAGTTCTCTCCCTCATAGACTTCCAAACCAATAATCTCGTGATAGTAGAATTCACCATCGTCTAGATCATTCAAATCTTCCTCAGCAACCTTGAGACTGTACCCCTTGTACTTTTCGATAGCATTGATATGGTACATATCTTTGAATTTAATAATGTCAAAGTTCTTCTGTTTACGGTGGCTAGCAATGGTCACTGTTTGAACAAACTGATCTTTTTCATCAAACAAAGCCAGCTTAGCCCCTTTTTTAAACCGTTCTTCTGCAAAATCTGTCACAGACAAGACTCGCATCTCACCCTGCAACCCCTGCGTATTAACGATTTTCCCAACATTAAAGTAGTTCATCTTGTCTCCTGTACTCTCCTTTTTTTCATCTTATTCTGACAATTCTCGAATAATAGTCGCAATTTTTTCGGGTTCAGACCACTGTAAATAATGGTGACTCCCTCCTAAAATGAGTTTAGTATTGGAAGTCCAATATTCTGATTCTCTGTACTCTTTTTCTCTATAAGGCTGACAAAAAATAAATACAGGGATATAAGATTCTATAGATACATTCTCAAAATCTTCCTCAGTAATCTCTCCAGATATCTGAAATCCTGTATCTTGATTTTCCAACTCTGAACCTTTTTCTTGCATTATTTCCCAGATTTCTTTATTAATTTCAGTGCTAAATGTCTCTTGAGTTAAATTCTTAAAATAAAATTCAGGACCACACTCTTCAATCAACATCATCTGCTTTTCCATTTCTGGATAAGGATTTTCTGAAAAATCAGCAAACATGACTTTTTTAGTTGTCGGTTCAATTGCTACTAAAGCCTGACACTTAATTGGTTTCTTGAGTAATTTGCAAGCTAAAATTCCACTCAAACTATGTGTACAAAGTATATATTCAGAAATCCCTAATTCTTCAAGTACTTTATAAACTGCATCTGCAAGATTATCTAGATTTTTTCCAGCTTGGTCATGAATCGGACTCCTACCTGTGTTCGGAAAATCAATTGTCAAATAACCAATTGTAGGAGGAAGTTTTTCAAGTATAAGTGAAAAATTTTCATAACTTGGTAGTAAACCTGCCCCACTTAAACAAACTAGCATTTTCTTTTGCTTTTGATAAGTAACAGAGAGACTACCAATTTCTGTAGATACTTCAATCCTCTTCATAAAGAAATCCACTCGTTCTATATAATGAATTATTAAAAATCCTTATCCCTTATTTTATCACGTTCTATGGATTTTCTCAAGTTGGAGTAAGAGGACAATAGCTCTACTTCCCCTTCAAAAATCCTTCCAAATCTCGTTCATGCTGATATTTGATAGCCGCCTTTTTGTCTTTTTCAAAAATGGTCTTGGTTAGATCTATGTCGTTGATGGCCGCAATTGCGACAGTGTAGTGAATGATATCAGCCAATTCTTTTGCTAGTTCCTCGTTCGAATCTTGAACTCCTTCTTTTCGACCAGAGCGTCCATTTAAAACCTCAGCAACTTCTCCAACTTCTTCTACTAGCTTAATAAAAAGCCCTTCTTCTGTTCTAGATTGTCGGTAATGGTCAAGTAAATATTCCTCTAGTTGTCTAACTGTTAAATCTCTCATTCTTTCTCCTGGCAAAAAAAGCGAGACATTCGTCCCGCCCTTCTTATTTTTCGTCAATAACGATTCTTACTTTTTTGTCTTCAGTTGGGACAGAGTAGACAATCGTTCTTATCGCAGAAATAGTGCGACCCTTACGACCGATTACACGACCCACATCGCTTTGATCAAGATCCAAATGATATTCCAAAAATTCTGGTGTATCTTCAATCTTGATAGTTAAGGCATCTGGTTGTGAAATCAAGGGTTTCACAATCGCAATAATGAGATTTTCAATCGTATCCATCTGTCAACCTACTTTAAACTTATTTTGAGAATTTAGAATCGTGGAATTTTTTCAATACGCCTTCTTTTGAAAGGATGTTACGTACTGTATCTGAAGGTTGAGCTCCATCAGCCAACCATGCAAGAACGCGGTCTTCTTTCAAAGTTACTTGGTTTTCAGCAACAAGTGGGTTGTAAGTTCCAACTGTTTCGATGAAACGTCCGTCACGTGGTGAACGTGAATCTGCTACATTGATACGGTAGAAAGGTTTTTTCTTAGAACCCATACGAGTCAAACGGATTTTAACTGCCATTTTTAAAGTCTCTTTTCTTATTTTTTATTTCGGTGAAATAGCTGAGCTATTTAGCACATGTTCTATTATAACAGATTTCTAACAGGTGTCAAGAAAAAAACTTGACAGACTATAAAATTCTTAAATCATTTAGAAATTTGTTATATTTTAAAGAAAAATCAGAAAGAGAATGTCATAAATACTATTTTAGAAAAATTTTATAAAGACCATAAAGTCAAACCCTCCATCTCTCCTGAACGTGATTTGGATGCTTGGCTTCTAAATTCCAAGCCTGTTCCCAAGCGAAATATCAAGGATTTTAAGAATGATATCTACTAAAGTTGTTTGACTATCAAGGGCTTTTATTAAAAAATTTTTTCAAATAATTGCCACCTTGGCACATAAATTCTTGCTTTCCAAATTTAAATGTGATATATTTATAACATAAAATTTAAGTGTTATATATTTATAACACAAAAAAGGAGTCTATCATGAAAAAAAGTCAAAAAATGCGTGGCCTCATTGCAATGATTGCTGTAGCTCTCTTTATTGATTTTATTGTTTTATTTGGTTCTAATCTTAGTTGGGGACCCAAGTTAGTTATTACTGGTATTTCAGTGTCAGGTCAAATTGTAGCTATTTGTAGCTGGCTACATAAGAGTCAGAAAGGTAAGGGAAAGATTATTTTTGACTTATCTGCTAAGCTTTACACGATACTTGTGTTTGCAGCAAGCATTTTTTATACAGTAGGAATTTGGGTTGCGACCCCAAGCGAAAGTTCTGGTATTAAAGAATGGATTTTGGGAATTGGCCTCGTTATTGAAGTGATTGTATTTGGTTTTTTCTCTTTGAAAAATGTCAAGGAAACTCCGGACGAACGCTTTTATGCCAATTTAGCAAAGGCAGCTAGCTTGATGTTAGTTTTTACACTAGGCGCACTGATGAGCCTAACAGTTATCATTGGGTATATGGGGTCTCTCACTCTTTACATGGGTCAAGTCTTTATTAGCATAGCTGCCTTGATTTTCATCTTTGCGGTTGTCTACTTTATCTTGGAACGGAGAGGATAAGCATGGCCAAAGAAAGCAAGATTATTACTAATCTTAAATCTGTTCGTGAGTCGACAGGCATGACCCAGCAGGAGTTAGCCGACCTCATCGGCATGCGACGCGAGACAATTCTGCACTTGGAAAATAACCGTTACAACCCTTCGCTGGAAATGGCTCTTAAAATTGCTCAAGTTTTTAATCTGAAAGTAGAAGACCTCTTTGAACTCAGACAGAACGAGGAAGCATAATTCTTTTCGAGACCTAGTATTAAGTTCATTGATTAATTAGGAATTGAATTCAAAAGAAAAATCCTTTGAAAATGTGCTCTTTTAAAATATAGTAATTCTTTCGAATTAACCTTTACTAATTGTGATGCTTTACGAGCTTTCTTAAGACCTGGTTGGGGCACCACTTATTTTATCCAATTTCAAAATGCTTTAAAATCAACGTTTTCATAAGTTTCTAAAAATTCAAATTTCAATTAAGTTCAATCACTTTCATTTAAATAAGGTAAACTTTCATTAAAAATAAGATAAAATCGAACCAGAATATCAAAAGTTTACCTTATTTGGTTTTTACAGAGGTGAAATAGGGGTTCACTACACGTCAATAGATGTTAGAAACCTTGATTTTAAGCGATTCTTGAAATTCTAAATTTCACTACATTGCAATATAAATCAACCGAATCACTACCTTTTTCACTACCTTTTTTGAAATAAGAATAATGATTCGGATATATAAAAGAAGAGGAACTTTATTGTGAAGCTCCTCTTTTTGTTATGTGTTCTTTTTCTCACAGATCGTATGACCTGGTTTGACACAGTTGGATTTCAGGTACTTTCAGTTTAGCTTTATATCAACCATCATCAAAATCCAACTATTTTCTTATTTTAAAAAATATGAATAAGTTTGATTGAATGAGGGAATTTCTTTAAATTTTTTCTTAGCACCTATAAGTTAATAATACTATTCTTTAAATTATAGTTTATAATTATCTGATGTTTCAATGACCACAAAACAAAGTACAGCGAATCACTTCCTTTAGTCAAACATATAACTGAACAACATTGTTTATCTTCCTGCACTTTCATATTTTTTCAATCCTTTTCTAAAAATTGTACGACTGATAATAATCAAAAAAACTGTAAAAACTATTTGATAGAAAAATAGGTTCAATGTATCTTTCCCTAAAAATATTAATACTGCAGGATTGGCAATTAATAAATTGGGAACAAATAACATAGTGATCAATCTGTTAATACCTGTAAAAATATTATATGGATACTTAGAAATTCCAATATAATTCAAAAATACATCTACTTTTGAAAATTTAGTTGGGAACCAAAATGAACTAATCGTTATTAGAAACCAAATTGAATAATATATAATACAACCACACATTAAAGAAAGGATATAAAATAATATTTTTAATGAATTTAAATGTACATTTAAATTTCCATAACTTATAAAAATGATCGCAAGACCAAAAAAAGTATTCACGAATTGAACTAAATTAAATGATCTAAAAATATAGAACAACTGAGTATCAAACGGCCTCAATAAAATTTGATCCAAGTTACCACTCAAAATATCTGATTCTAAAATTCCCATACTTCTAATTAACAATCCCATCATAACTCCATCTACAATAGTGTAGGAACCTACCAAAAATAAAATTTGATAATAGTCCCAACCATTAAAAGAGTCTATGTTTAAGAAAATCAATCTAAAAAATACAATAGGTAAACCAATCCACAGTATCGACGAAAATAGACCACAAAAGAAGTCAAAATGAAAATTCATATCAGATTTAAAACCAAAATGAAGTAGCCTAAAAATTACTTTTATTCTAAACATTTTATCCTCCCACATTTGAGAAGTGCTCCACTCCTTTTCTCAATATGAATCTTGATATAATATAAAAAATGATGCACCAAATCAATTGAATACAAATAATTCTCAAATAGTCTATTAATTTATATGTATCATTACTAAACATCTGAAGCGGTTCATATACTAAGTATTTAAAAGGTAATACATCTAAAAACAGACGAAAATTATTTGAAAAAAAACTTAAAGGCAATAATATTCCTGATAAAAACTGAATTACTATTTCTTTAACAGTAAGGACAAAAAATATATTTTCTAACCAAAAAGAAAGCATACCTACACAACATGATATTAAAAACCATAGAACCATAGATAGAATAATTGCAATACTTCCTAAAATAAGAATTTCAATGGTTAATAACTCATTCTTGTAATAAACACTGGAGAATAAAATGACAGGAATGATGATAAATAATAAATGAGCAAGCCTATCTCCAAGCATTTTACAAAAATAATACTTATAAAAAGTAACAGGTTTTATTAATATGCTAAAAAAATTTCCTGAATGAACATCGTCATTGATTTCCCAATCAACTGGATAAAAAACAAAATATGAAAAAATTATAGTCCCCAAATAGTATTGAACCATTGAGGTAAAATCATATCCTGCTATATTTATCTGGTTACTCTGATATATATACGTCCATAAAAATACTGATATCATAATTTGTATACTTGCCTGTAACATTAACAATAGTACACTTGATTTATAGTTCAAAATAGATCGAAATGATATCAGAATAATAGACATTTCTTTTTTCAATTGTGCTCCTTTTTTGTAAAATAGTTTTGTAAAATAATTTCTTCTAAAGAAAGATTTGATATTTCAAAATCTTCTATATCTACAAGCTTATTGATTGATTCTAATGTCTCAAAGACAAAATCTCTAGGTATTTTTAGTATACATTCCGATTTTGTTTGAGAAATGACTACTACTCCTTTAACAGAGCATAACTCTGGTACCAAATCTAATGTCATTTTTATCTTTAAATATTTAAAATCAGAAAATTTAGATAAAATAACATCCATTGACTCCTGCAAAATAATTTTTCCTTTGTCAATGACGATTAATTCGTCACAAACAGACGAAATATCATCCATATCATGACTCGTTAAAATAATAGTAGTATGACATTCTTCATTCATTTTCTTTAAAAATGTTCTGATATCTTTTTTAGACTGTATATCTAACCCTATAGTAGGCTCGTCTAAAAATAATATTTCCGGACTTGTTAAAGATGCCGCGATAAACTCCATTTTCATTTTTTGTCCAAGAGAGAGGGTCCGGACCTGCTGGTAAAGCTGATCTTTTACATTCAACAAATTGCTTAATTCCTGAATTCGTTCTTGTAAAATCGCCGGTTCTACCTCATATAAAGTACCAATCAATTGAAAATAATCCATAGCCGAAACATCTTGAAATAACTGTAATTTATTTCCTACTACTATTGAAATTTTTTTTCTAAAATTTATACTTCTTTTAAATGGAATTTCTCCATTCACTTCTAATTTTCCGGAACTAGGATAAAGAGTCCCAGTCAACATTTTAATCGTTGTGGATTTACCAGCTCCATTACTCCCAATAAAGCCAACTATACTCCCTCTCTTAATCGTAAAACTAATATCTTGAACAGCTCGAATCGTTATTTGATTACGTTTCAAAAATCTCTTGATAAATGGGAGTCTTGAATCAAAATTATAAAAATTTTTAGATAAATTCTGAGCATTAATAACTATTTCACTCATATATCTCTCCTTTCGATAAAATATATTTACTTGTACTTTTTCCATACTTTACCAAAATGCTAAAGATTGAGCTAAAATCTTCGGGATGGGTAAAATAATATTTGTCTTTAAAAAGTTTCTCAAAACCTTCAAGGCGATTATTGAAATCATTAAATTTTGTATTGTCTAGCTGGTTGAATGTCTCTTTAATATCCATAAACTTTCTCCGTGATTCTTTATTTCACTTTATAAATAGAAGAGTGTCTATATATTTATAGATCCTCAAGAACTTGCATTTTATCAAGTATAAGTAGAATAGTATGTAAGGGTTTATATATTCATATTATATGATTATTTAAGGAATCCGTCAATTTTCCACATTATTATATGACAAAATGTATTTTTTAAAAATGCAAAAATCTATGAGCAAGATGTTTGACTTCCTTTTTTAAAGTATATATACTTATATTAACCTTAGAAAAGAAAAATGTTTGAACAGATATTCAATAATAATTACTTTTTTTAAAATTAAAATTCGAACTTTAAATTTTTATCTTTTTTATATTATTGAGTAACCTAAATTGCCCAATTTGTAAAATTTAGCTAGACAAAAAAAGACATCCAAGAGAAATTTCTTAAATGTCTGTAAACGTTGATATAAGCGTGTTGATTAACGTTTTGATAATTGTGATGCTTTACGAGCTTTCTTAAGACCTGGTTTCCTAAATACTTCGAGTACACTTATGGTATTGATACCTCTAAACAAGCGACCTTCAGGTTGACTTCCTCTTAAACTGTCTTGTCACTAACATTTGAAATCCACTTCCTTTTAGGGTACAATGGTAGAAATGAATTTTTGAGAGGAACAGAATGAAAAAACTAGCAACCCTTCTTTTACTATCCACTGTAGCCTTAGCTGGATGTAGCAACATCCAACGTAGTTTGCGTGGTGATGACTATGTAGATTCTAGCTTGGCCGCTGAGGAAAGCTCCAAAGCAGCAGCCCAATCTGCCAAGGAGTTAAATGATGCTTTGACAAACGAAAACGCCAATTTCCCACAACTATCTAAAGAAGTTGCTGAAGACGAGGCTGAAGTGATTCTCCACACAAGTCAGGGTGATATCCGTATTAAACTCTTCCCTAAACTCGCTCCTCTAGCAGTTGAAAACTTCCTTACTCATGCCAAAGAAGGCTACTATAACGGCATTACCTTCCACCGTGTCATCGATGGCTTTATGGTCCAAACTGGAGATCCAAAGGGAGATGGTACAGGTGGTCAGTCCATCTGGCATGACAAGGATAAGACAAAAGACAAGGGAACTGGTTTCAAGAACGAAATTACTCCTTATCTCTATAACATCCGTGGTGCTCTTTCTATGGCCAATACTGGTCAACCAAACACCAATGGTAGCCAATTCTTCATCAACCAAAATTCTACAGATACCTCTGCTAAACTCCCTACAAGCAAGTATCCAAAGAAAATCATCGAGGCCTATAAAGAAGGGGGAAACCCTAGTCTAGATGGCAAACACCCAGTCTTTGGTCAAGTGATTGACGGTATGGATGTTGTAGATAAAATTGCCAAAGCCGAAAAAGATGAAAAAGACAAGCCAACGACTGCTATTACTATCGATAGCATCGAAGTGGTGAAAGACTACGATTTTAAATCTTAAAAACCCAAAAATACAGTATCCACATTCGATACTGTATTTCTTTTACTCTCATTCTTAAGTTAAATTATTAAAATCCCATACTTGGTCCATCCAGCCTTCATAAAAGTCTGGTTCATGGCAGACCATAAGAATAGATCCCTTGTATTCTTTGAGGGCACGTTTGAGTTCATCCTTAGCATCCACATCCAGGTGGTTAGTCGGCTCGTCCAACACTAAAACGTTGTTTTCACGATTCATCAAGAGACAGAAACGCACTTTTGCTTGTTCCCCACCTGACAAGACCTGAATTTGACTTTCGATATGCTTGGTTGTCAAACCACAACGAGCAAGGGCTGCACGGACTTCTGCTTGATTAAGTGCAGGAAAGGCATTCCAAACTGCTTCTAGTGGTGTTTGACGATTGCCTCCTTCTACTTCCTGTTCAAAGTAACCAAGTTCTAGGTAGTCTCCGCGTTCCACTTCCCCAGCGATTGGTGGGATAATTCCCAAGAGACTCTTCAAGAGAGTTGTTTTCCCGATACCATTTGCTCCGATAATGGCAACCTTTTGATTACGTTCAAAGGTGAGGTTTAAGGGCTTAGTAAGAGGACGGTCATAACCAATCTGCAAGTCCTTGGCTTGGAAGATAAAGCGCCCTGGTGTACGAGCTGGTTTGAAATCAAAGGATGGTTTTGGTTTCTCACTTTGGAGTTCGATAATATCCATCTTATCCAATTTCTTCTGACGAGACATGGCCATGTTTCGTGTTGCAACACGCGCTTTGTTTCGCGCGACGAAGTCCTTGAGGTCTGCAATTTCTTTTTGCTGACGTTCATAGGCTGCCTCTAGCTGAGATTTCTTCATGGCATAGACTTCTTGGAACTGG carries:
- a CDS encoding ABC-F family ATP-binding cassette domain-containing protein; translation: MSILEVKNLSHGFGDRAIFEDVSFRLLKGEHIGLVGANGEGKSTFMSIVTGKMLPDEGKVEWSKYVTAGYLDQHSVLEEGQSVRDVLRTAFDELFKAEARINDLYMEMAEDGADVDALMEEVGELQDRLESRDFYTLDAKIDEVARALGVMDFGMDTDVTSLSGGQRTKVLLAKLLLEKPDILLLDEPTNYLDAEHIDWLKRYLQNYENAFVLISHDIPFLNDVINIVYHVENQQLTRYSGDYYQFQEVYAMKKSQLEAAYERQQKEIADLKDFVARNKARVATRNMAMSRQKKLDKMDIIELQSEKPKPSFDFKPARTPGRFIFQAKDLQIGYDRPLTKPLNLTFERNQKVAIIGANGIGKTTLLKSLLGIIPPIAGEVERGDYLELGYFEQEVEGGNRQTPLEAVWNAFPALNQAEVRAALARCGLTTKHIESQIQVLSGGEQAKVRFCLLMNRENNVLVLDEPTNHLDVDAKDELKRALKEYKGSILMVCHEPDFYEGWMDQVWDFNNLT